One Novosphingobium sp. 9U genomic window, AAAGCCGCGACGAGCCCGAGATTGCCGACACCGCGCACGAAGCCGCCGAGGATCGGCAGCGGACGCCGCAGCATGCCGCCCACCGTCCCCACCAGAATCGAGACGATCGCTAGCGCGAGCAGCGGCTGCTGCATGAGGAATTGGATGAGGCCGGGGAAATCCACTGGTTTGCTCTAGCACGGGCAAGCTGACTGCTTGCTGTAGGGGTGATGTAGGATGCCAGGCCCAAAATTGCACCTGCGGGCAGCATGCCGCCGACCTCCGCACCTTCACCATTCCCGCTCTCGCGGGGCTGACGAGGTGAGGGTACGGCCCTAGCGCTCGCTTGTGCCTACCGTCTCATCCAGCATCGACAGCACCCGCTCGCGATCCGGGAACCCTTCCGCGATCCAGCGCTCCTCTATCGCGCGAAGGGTGCGGGCGACCTCTGGCCCAGCCTTGATCCCGCGCTCGACGATCTCGCCGCCTTTCAGCGGGAACTGAGGGATGTCCCAGCCCTCAAGCGGCGCGGCCGATCTACCCGCGATGAGCAGCCGGTCCAGCGCTTCGCTGCGGCCGAGGCGATAGGCGATGGCTCGCGGCTCATCGTCCGGCTCTGTCCGCGACGCCGCGGTGACCACGCGCTTCTTCTGCGCGGCGGAGAGCCGGAAGCGGGCGGCGACATGCTCTGCCAGCACCGGCTCGGGCGGGAGCAGCGCGGCGAGGCGGCGCAGGGGATCGGGCGCGATGCCCTCGGCCTGCTCTTGCGCGATGAGGTCTGCCAGCGCCTCGGCTCGCGCTTCGGGGAGGATCTGTGCCAGTACGCCGAGGTCCGCCATGCGCGCGATCGTGGGCGCCGGATCGGGCAGACCAAGGAGGTTCATCGTCTCCATGCCGATCCGCTCGCGCGAGAGGCCCTTCAGCGTCGAGGCGAGTTCGCTGCACGCGGCTTCCGCCTCTTTATCCGCAGGGAGGCTGCCGAAGCGCGCCTGGAAGCGGAAGTAGCGCAGAATGCGCAAGTGATCCTCGCGGATGCGCTCGCGTGCATCGCCGATGAAGCGCACGCGCCGAGCCGAGAGGTCGACCAGGCCGTCGAACCAATCCGAGATCTCGTGGGTGAGCGGGTCGGCATAGAGCGCGTTGATGGTAAAGTCGCGCCGGGCCGCATCCTCGCGCCAATCTGAGGCGAAGGCGACCGTGGCGCGGCGCCCGTCGGTGCTGACGTCGCGCCGCAAGGTGGTGATCTCGACCGAACCATCGGCGAGCACGGCCGTAATGGTGCCGTGCTCGATCCCTGTGGGCACGCTGCGGATGCCGGCCGCAGTCAGCCGCTCGACGACCTGCTCGGGCAGGAGCGGCGTGGCGATGTCGATGTCCTTGACAGCTACACCCAGCAGCGTGTCACGCACCGCCCCACCGACATAGCGCGCGTGACCCGGGCCGAGTGCCTCCACCAGCGCGAGCAGCGCCGGCCGCTGGGTCCATGGCGCAGCAGGCAGCCGTTCAGCCATGCCAGTGCAGCCGCCCCGCCAGGTTGTGCAGGATCGCGCCGGTGACGCCCCAGATCGCGTGGCCACGCCAGCCGACCTCGATGAACGCGTGCGTTCGGCCCTCGTGCTCCAGGCTCTTCTGCTTCTGGTTGGCGCGGTCCAGCACGAAGTCGACCGGCGCCTCGAACCAGCTGGCGACCTCAGCCGGGTTGGGCACGATCTCCACGTCTGCCGGGATGACGCCGAGAACGGGTGTGATCTCATATCCCGAGCCCGTCCGGTAGAGATCGCTGGTGCCGATTACCTGTACGACCTCGGGCGGGATGCCGAGTTCCTCCCATGCCTCGCGCAGGGCCGCCTCGACCGGCGTCTCGCCAGGATCGATCCGTCCACCGGGAAAAGCGATCTGGCCGGCATGCGCGCGCATGGTCGAGGGGCGGTGGAGGAACAGCATGCCCGGCCGTTCGCGCTCGGTGATGGCGATCAGCACGGCGGCGGGGGTGAAGCGCTCGATCTCGTGGATGCGCGGGTCCACCCACAGCTGCGGGGGGCTGGCGG contains:
- a CDS encoding CCA tRNA nucleotidyltransferase, with protein sequence MAERLPAAPWTQRPALLALVEALGPGHARYVGGAVRDTLLGVAVKDIDIATPLLPEQVVERLTAAGIRSVPTGIEHGTITAVLADGSVEITTLRRDVSTDGRRATVAFASDWREDAARRDFTINALYADPLTHEISDWFDGLVDLSARRVRFIGDARERIREDHLRILRYFRFQARFGSLPADKEAEAACSELASTLKGLSRERIGMETMNLLGLPDPAPTIARMADLGVLAQILPEARAEALADLIAQEQAEGIAPDPLRRLAALLPPEPVLAEHVAARFRLSAAQKKRVVTAASRTEPDDEPRAIAYRLGRSEALDRLLIAGRSAAPLEGWDIPQFPLKGGEIVERGIKAGPEVARTLRAIEERWIAEGFPDRERVLSMLDETVGTSER
- a CDS encoding CoA pyrophosphatase — its product is MSALFDRVSDLFEAGHAASPPQLWVDPRIHEIERFTPAAVLIAITERERPGMLFLHRPSTMRAHAGQIAFPGGRIDPGETPVEAALREAWEELGIPPEVVQVIGTSDLYRTGSGYEITPVLGVIPADVEIVPNPAEVASWFEAPVDFVLDRANQKQKSLEHEGRTHAFIEVGWRGHAIWGVTGAILHNLAGRLHWHG